The genomic segment AAAGCGGAGTTGTATTTTTTGAAATACGCCATTTACTTCTACAGAGACAATAATTGAAGTTCTTTTAGATCCACTGGGGGAGAAGCTTGATTTATCATTTGCACCACTTTCAGATTCACCATAAATAGCCCGAATCATATTGGTGGTATGGCCGTAGCTTAATGTACGTGATTGTCTAACTAAACGCCCATCCAGACGGAATAACAGTCCAACGGAATTATCTCCTCCTTTTTTGAAATCCATATTCGGTTCGCGCACGCAAAAATGAATATCAGAGGCATTTTTTTCTGCCGCAGATTGGACTATTCCTAAAAACTCCTCAACGATTTCAGAGTCCAATTTTCCTGTAGCGGAAATTGCTCCCTTATCTAGCAGATTTGAGATTGATGCTAGAACCGGGCTGGATACTACGTAGGGCTGGAATGGGGTATTTAATCCAGATTCTTCATCTAGCCAGCGTTTAATGGCCATGACCTCGCCACGCTTTACCTGAGCAAATGCAATAGAAAACAACACAACAGGGGCGCTTTTTGTTTTGAAAATAAAAATATCGTTGGCAGATAAATTACGCAACATGGCGCAGCGCGAAAATTCGCTTAATGCGATCGCTTCTGGTTCACGCCCATCCAAATTTATTTCGTTTATATCTGCAATTACTTTTTCCAGCCAGCTGGATTGAATCGATGGACGAGGTGCAATATTTGTTACTTTATTGCTTTCTTCCTTAACCTTTTTTGATGGAAAAAGAGTGGACATAAACAGTGAAATAATAGACATGTGGAAACCTTTATATTTACTTATCGAGCATTATTGCTTAAGCCAATAAATGGCTTAACTGCAAATGGATTGGAATCCGTAACAGCTCGAGGCGCAGTATTTATTTCTGTTACAGGAACTGAAGGTATAGAAGTGCTGTTTGTGCCACTGGCATACATGGTTAATTTTTTAGTTATGGTTCTATTTGTATTAGCAGTCGATTTTCTTGATTTTTTTGTTTTCTTTGTACTTTTTGTATTAAGAGATTTTTCTAAAATAACTTCGTTATCGTTAATAGCACTGACTGTCCATGTTTCGAATTTAGAGCCAACACGGACAGGGAGAGTGCCACGGTCACCGATTGCAATTTTGGCCATTAAATCTTTGCCGACACCGTAGATAACGAGAAGTTTTAATTCATCAGTTGCTAAGGCGGTTGTTCCCATTAATGGGTTAAATGGCGTCGGTGATACTGAATTAGCTTGCACATTTGATGCTGGAGCTGAAATTGAATTGCTCTCAGTCTTTTTAATCGCTTCATCGAGCTGCTTCAAACGTAATTCCGCGCCCTTATTGGCGATAGCATCTAAATCAACGCCCGCATGAGTAATGCCAGTGAGCAGAAGAAGCGATGCAATGAGTGTTTTGCTGCGCATTTTTATTTCCCTTTTGGAGGAGTAAGGCTGTTTAACAACTCATCGGCTGGAGTGACTTTAGCCACAGGCTTCTGTGTCGTAATCAATGACGCTGAAGGAGCCGGTTTTTGGGGGGCAGAGCTGCTGCTAGCAGTATTTTTTGCAGGCAATAGAGCTGCAGCGGCATTTGAGGCTGCTTGCGTAACTGGTTGCTGGGGTGGCAGTGTTTGCATCATGGCCAGCGACTGAGTGGTCACTGCAGATGCCGTAGCAGGCGTAAGGGCACTCAGTTTTTTGCTGGTGATTTCACCTGACGCTTCAAACCAAAAACCTTTTGCTGCGAATTTTGCTTCTTTAGCATCCTTCAACTCCCAGTCAATCGCAGTAGCAAACAAATTTTTTGGGAAGCGAAACAAACTATCTTTTAAGTAAGCAGGGCACTGAATAGTCCAGGCGTGGCTGGCCACCTTTATCTTGCTTGCTGAGGGGGAGGCTGCGCCAACAACTGCGCTGGCTGGTCTTGGTGTTGCGACATCGGGCCAAACGGGTTGGTTTAATTGGATCGATGCTGAGCAGCCATTGTCTTTTGCTCCCTGCAAAGCACGAAGTGTTTCATTTCGATTGGCTTCAAAAAAATGTAGTAGCTGATCAGGTGATAAGTTAATGGGCAATATCGCAGCATTGGGGTGTGTAAAGTTCATCGCAACATCGGCATAATCTAGATCATTGACAGTTGCCGTTGCATCCTCAATAGCACCAAAGGGTCTGCTGTAGACTTGTCGCTCATAACGAGCGGTACAACCGAAGTTTGAGCACTTTAAGTCGTTAGGTAGCCAACCATTGTTTTGTTCAGGTAAATGACTTGCAAGCGATGTAACGAGCTCATTAAAGTCTTTGGCTGTTATAAAGCGTTTAGCGTTAAATTGATTAACGAACGATACGGTGTATAGCTCTTCTGCCGTGGGCAGCTTGGCGGCCGCTTTTTTTGCAGCGGCGGCGGCTATTTCAGCTTGGATGCGTTCTTGTTCTTCTACTTCTTTTTCGTAGAGGTAGTAGCCAAATCCTGCTCCGCAAACAAGTGAAACTCCGATGATGGAAAGCAGTGCATTGAAATAAGCTGGCTTACCCAATCGCTTCATTAATGAAAATGACGAAGGGGAGGCGAGGGGATGAACGTCAACAACCTCAACTCCATACACGCTAGTGAGTTCATAGATCATTCCACCGGCAGAAAATAGAGTCGCGGTCGGGAATTTTGCGTGTAACTCAGCGATGAATGCATGGGCCTTGTCAATAGACGCGGCACTGTATACAAAATCAGAGCCTTCGACCGGCACGCCTTGCGCGGTGGCACACACCCACAATTGGTCTTCTGCCAAGGGCAGTACAATAATCGCATCCCGGCCCTGAGCCAGTTCTGTTAGCCACAGTGCTCCTGCAAAGCAACTTTTA from the Iodobacter fluviatilis genome contains:
- a CDS encoding type 4b pilus protein PilO2 — its product is MASIVEYQGSNLAIGLVWLPLDIDPAKSKKQRKEQLSSTNSLFCAEIKTPFPMLGFAGGRKKKSDLAIKSCFAGALWLTELAQGRDAIIVLPLAEDQLWVCATAQGVPVEGSDFVYSAASIDKAHAFIAELHAKFPTATLFSAGGMIYELTSVYGVEVVDVHPLASPSSFSLMKRLGKPAYFNALLSIIGVSLVCGAGFGYYLYEKEVEEQERIQAEIAAAAAKKAAAKLPTAEELYTVSFVNQFNAKRFITAKDFNELVTSLASHLPEQNNGWLPNDLKCSNFGCTARYERQVYSRPFGAIEDATATVNDLDYADVAMNFTHPNAAILPINLSPDQLLHFFEANRNETLRALQGAKDNGCSASIQLNQPVWPDVATPRPASAVVGAASPSASKIKVASHAWTIQCPAYLKDSLFRFPKNLFATAIDWELKDAKEAKFAAKGFWFEASGEITSKKLSALTPATASAVTTQSLAMMQTLPPQQPVTQAASNAAAALLPAKNTASSSSAPQKPAPSASLITTQKPVAKVTPADELLNSLTPPKGK